TTCGGTCGGCGGACGAGGCGTCGCGGGACTCGCCCGTTCCATGAGTTGCTTTAATGCTGGGACAACCCGATCGAATTCGGTGGATTTGACGAAAAAGAAATCCGCGCCCGCTTCGATACACTTTTGGCGGTATTGCGGAAACGGATAGTCGGTCAGAATAATGACCGCCAGAGTTGGATCCACTTTTTTCAAGTTTTGGAGTACGTCTATGCCGCTCCCGTTGAACAAGTGGATATCCAGAAGAACCACATCCGGTTTCTGTTTAAAGATCGCGACCGTCGCTTCCTGCACGCCCCCCGCTTCGCCGATGACTTGGACGCCTGGCACATTGGCAAGCATTCGCTTCAACCGTTGGCGAATGACCGCCGAGTCATCTACTAGAAATACTTTCATGAATTCATCCTTCGCCCCGAGTTGCAAGTGGTTTGAATCATAATCTGATTCAATTGTAAATAAAGCATACGCCGATTTGGAGGAAAAAGGAATCAATTGGACAGGTTGGTTTTTGTCGTAAATACATCGGACGCGCTGTCGTATTTAACGACAACGCGTCCGATGTATTCAAGCGGCGTTGATTTGATGACGAATTATTCGATCAACTTGTGCTCAATGGCATAACGCGACAACTCGACATTCGATTTCATTTTCATCTTTTCAAGAATCCGCATGCGATACGTGTTCACGGTGCTCGGCGTGACGGCAAGTTCTTGCGCGATCTCGCTGCTCGTTTTGCCCGCGGCGAACAGACGCATCACTTGAAACTCGCGGTCGGAGAGCGTTTCGTGGGGTTGCTTGTCGCTCGCGGTATCCAATTCGGCGGCTAGTTCTTCGGCGAGCGCGGCGCTGACGTACCTGCCACCGCTGACAATTTTGCGAATCGCGTGCACCAATTCTTCCGTCGCGCTTTGCTTGGTGATGTAGCCGGCGGCGCCGGCTTTTAGCGCGCGCACCGCAAAGCGATGCTCCGGATGGAAACTCAGGATCAGCACCGGGAGATGCGGATACTTTTGACGCAACTCTTTCAAGGCGTCCAGCCCGCTTTCGCCCGGCATGGTAATATCCAGCAGGACAATGCTCACGTCGAGCTGTGCGAGTTGCGTAAACAGTTCCGCAATGTTGTTTGCCGCGCCGGCGAGAGCCATATCCGACTCGCCACTCAGCGTTTTTTTCAACCCTTCGCGAATCAACGCATGGTCATCTGCAACCAGGACGTTGATTACCGAGGTGACCTTGGTCATTATCTCCTCCATAGACTTGGGTCGCGGCGACTTGAGTCTATCACACCGGAATCCTGACCGTGACGACAGTCCCCTCTCCCGGCGATCCGTGGATCGTCACATCGCCGCCAAAAACATGCGCGCGCTCGCGCATACCCAGGATGCCAAACCGGTTAGTATCGGGCGCTTCGGAAATTCCCTTGCCATTGTCGCGCACTTCCAAGATCAGGTATGGGTCTTCTTGCCGGAGATTCGCTTTGACGCGGGTCGCATCGGCGTGGCGCGCGACATTCGTCAGCGTTTCCTGCATGATGCGAAACACCGCCGTCGCCCGCGCCGAGTCCAGGTCGAGTTCATCCAAGTTGGAATCAAAGTGGCACTCGATTTTTGCGCGCTCTTGAAATTCCTGCATCTGCCATTCGAGGGCGGCGCGCAATCCCAGGTGATCCAACACGCCGGGGCGCAGCTCGCGCGCGATGTGGTGAACCGACTCAATCGCATCGTCTACGAGTTTCGTCGTGGCGCTGATCTCGTCGCGCAAGGTATCAGGCGATTTCTGTGAACCGTTTCCGCCGATCTCGCGACCCAGGAATGCCAAATCCATTTTGATGGCGGTCATCAGGGTTCCGATCTCATCGTGAATCTCGCGCGCGATGTGGGTGCGCTCTTCCTCACGCGCGGACTGGAGATGCGCCGCGAGAAGCCGCAGTTGCTCGTTCACGGCTTGAAGTTCGCCAGTCCGTTGGGCGACGCGCTGATCCAATTCCTCGTTCAGAGATCGCGCTTTCTCCGATTTCCTCTGCGCGGTCAGGTCGCGGGAAACCAGCGCGACAATGACAAGCGCGATCAACACGAAACTTGCGATGCCAAATGCGCCGATCGGCAAAAGGGAAAAGTAAATACTCGTCGCCGTAGTCAACAAGGTGGCAAACAAGCCGGGACCCAGCCCGCCCAAGCGGGTGCTGATTATTATCGCGACGATGAAAAGCAGAAAGGGATTACCCGTTTTCAGCGGAGTGACCACGGTCAACCCAAGTGCGAGGACGCTCAGAGTGAGTGCGGCACCAAAAGTAAAGAGCAGTGGACGCCTAACTGGCATCGTATCACCTGCCTATGTAAAACAGAGAAAACGATCAAACATCGAACTAGTCCAATTATACCGCAGACATGCATTCCTGTATATGGCATTTCTGCTTCTGAGTGACTCGACCAAATTCGTTGTCGTTTTTTGCGACAAGGTATTCAATCATTTTACGACAAAAACAATACGTTCCAAGTGAT
The Chloroflexota bacterium genome window above contains:
- a CDS encoding response regulator transcription factor, which translates into the protein MKVFLVDDSAVIRQRLKRMLANVPGVQVIGEAGGVQEATVAIFKQKPDVVLLDIHLFNGSGIDVLQNLKKVDPTLAVIILTDYPFPQYRQKCIEAGADFFFVKSTEFDRVVPALKQLMERASPATPRPPTE
- a CDS encoding response regulator transcription factor, yielding MTKVTSVINVLVADDHALIREGLKKTLSGESDMALAGAANNIAELFTQLAQLDVSIVLLDITMPGESGLDALKELRQKYPHLPVLILSFHPEHRFAVRALKAGAAGYITKQSATEELVHAIRKIVSGGRYVSAALAEELAAELDTASDKQPHETLSDREFQVMRLFAAGKTSSEIAQELAVTPSTVNTYRMRILEKMKMKSNVELSRYAIEHKLIE
- a CDS encoding sensor histidine kinase, which gives rise to MPVRRPLLFTFGAALTLSVLALGLTVVTPLKTGNPFLLFIVAIIISTRLGGLGPGLFATLLTTATSIYFSLLPIGAFGIASFVLIALVIVALVSRDLTAQRKSEKARSLNEELDQRVAQRTGELQAVNEQLRLLAAHLQSAREEERTHIAREIHDEIGTLMTAIKMDLAFLGREIGGNGSQKSPDTLRDEISATTKLVDDAIESVHHIARELRPGVLDHLGLRAALEWQMQEFQERAKIECHFDSNLDELDLDSARATAVFRIMQETLTNVARHADATRVKANLRQEDPYLILEVRDNGKGISEAPDTNRFGILGMRERAHVFGGDVTIHGSPGEGTVVTVRIPV